From Drosophila suzukii chromosome 2R, CBGP_Dsuzu_IsoJpt1.0, whole genome shotgun sequence, a single genomic window includes:
- the LOC108008731 gene encoding uncharacterized protein: MLLKILRKYGTLNNLFGNHHPSHATHPHSHPRNPCGTRRKSGCGDFPGDPQPFRRELHDWDRQSAAHDQRRKTIPKLVYLHNPWKYLVTKFNLWKLKWLWDRDFSEPDFLEGAKQAAIVMTDIIRQQSAERISEYTTPVGFQQITRDMLLSRNDTRLQLVRFEREHLRRAIPMKVATRQNFGRKYAFIDMLFVGLRNTKDFDTATEVVEVSEIIRRMDNELKTPPEVVAVPHRIVFAEIFIRFRRDYTADARRAHNSPTHNFPFNSRFNAPPTPPPVASEKPLQTPFIQSAIDPMRSSQNPSTATAALPVTGRIVPRMDDVGWSVSFYKILTFDVLNYDPQNRRHQHHQSHDKP, translated from the coding sequence ATGCTATTAAAAATTCTACGTAAATATGGCACACTGAACAACTTGTTTGGCAACCACCATCCATCACATGCCACCCATCCCCATTCCCATCCCCGAAATCCGTGCGGAACCCGACGGAAATCGGGATGTGGGGACTTTCCAGGGGATCCTCAGCCGTTCCGCCGCGAACTTCACGACTGGGATCGCCAGAGTGCGGCGCACGATCAGCGGAGAAAGACCATCCCGAAGCTGGTCTATCTGCACAATCCCTGGAAGTACCTGGTGACCAAGTTCAATCTGTGGAAGCTCAAGTGGCTCTGGGATCGGGACTTCAGCGAACCGGACTTTTTGGAGGGCGCCAAGCAGGCGGCAATTGTGATGACGGACATTATCCGGCAGCAGAGTGCCGAGAGGATCAGCGAGTACACCACGCCGGTGGGATTCCAGCAGATCACCCGGGACATGTTGCTCTCGAGGAACGATACCCGCCTCCAGTTGGTCAGATTCGAGAGGGAACACCTGCGCCGAGCGATTCCCATGAAGGTGGCCACGCGCCAGAATTTCGGGAGGAAGTACGCCTTTATAGACATGCTCTTTGTGGGTCTGCGGAACACCAAGGACTTCGACACGGCCACCGAGGTGGTGGAGGTCAGCGAGATCATTCGCCGGATGGACAACGAACTCAAGACCCCGCCGGAGGTAGTGGCAGTACCCCATCGCATAGTCTTCGCCGAAATCTTCATTCGATTTCGCAGGGATTACACAGCTGATGCGAGAAGAGCCCACAATTCTCCAACCCACAATTTTCCCTTCAACTCGCGGTTCAATGCTCCACCAACTCCCCCGCCAGTGGCCAGCGAAAAGCCCCTCCAAACACCCTTCATACAATCCGCAATAGATCCCATGAGGTCCTCCCAGAACCCGAGTACAGCCACAGCGGCTCTTCCGGTAACGGGAAGAATCGTGCCCCGCATGGATGATGTGGGCTGGTCGGTGTCCTTCTACAAGATCCTGACCTTCGACGTCCTCAACTACGATCCGCAGAACCGAAGACACCAGCACCATCAGTCCCACGACAAGCCTTAG